One genomic window of Oryctolagus cuniculus chromosome 11, mOryCun1.1, whole genome shotgun sequence includes the following:
- the LOC103348240 gene encoding cystatin-9 isoform X1 codes for MSWRPGSWALPWALLPLLLGFRFLGLHTWCSGAQQDKGRVQDNDFPPTVEFALYTFHLQSKDEQAYRLERILGSWREKNAFPDIVFSMELLLRRTMCGKLEEDTENCPFEDRPERSRMQSPQPPVRVPEQGGGKVKVQVLYFQLYSVHVKPFTR; via the exons ATGTCCTGGCGGCCTGGGAGTtgggctctgccctgggccctgctgcccctTCTCCTCGGCTTCCGGTTCTTGGGCCTCCACACTTGGTGCTCTGGAGCCCAACAGGACAAAGGGAGAGTCCAggacaatgacttccctcccacagTGGAGTTTGCCTTGTACACTTTCCACCTGCAGAGCAAGGACGAGCAGGCCTACAGGCTGGAGCGCATCCTGGGATCCTGGAGAGAGAAG AATGCTTTCCCTGACATCGTGTTCTCCATGGAACTGTTGCTGCGCCGAACCATGTGTGGCAAACTGGAGGAAGACACGGAGAACTGCCCCTTTGAAGACCGCCCCGAGCGGAGCCGT ATGCAGAGCCCACAACCTCCAGTCCGAGTTCCTGAGCAAGGAGGAGGCAAAGTCAAAGTCCAGGTCCTGTATTTCCAGCTCTACAGTGTCCACGTGAAGCCTTTTACAAG GTGA
- the LOC103348240 gene encoding cystatin-9 isoform X2, whose product MSWRPGSWALPWALLPLLLGFRFLGLHTWCSGAQQDKGRVQDNDFPPTVEFALYTFHLQSKDEQAYRLERILGSWREKNAFPDIVFSMELLLRRTMCGKLEEDTENCPFEDRPERSRMQSPQPPVRVPEQGGGKVKVQVLYFQLYSVHVKPFTR is encoded by the exons ATGTCCTGGCGGCCTGGGAGTtgggctctgccctgggccctgctgcccctTCTCCTCGGCTTCCGGTTCTTGGGCCTCCACACTTGGTGCTCTGGAGCCCAACAGGACAAAGGGAGAGTCCAggacaatgacttccctcccacagTGGAGTTTGCCTTGTACACTTTCCACCTGCAGAGCAAGGACGAGCAGGCCTACAGGCTGGAGCGCATCCTGGGATCCTGGAGAGAGAAG AATGCTTTCCCTGACATCGTGTTCTCCATGGAACTGTTGCTGCGCCGAACCATGTGTGGCAAACTGGAGGAAGACACGGAGAACTGCCCCTTTGAAGACCGCCCCGAGCGGAGCCGT ATGCAGAGCCCACAACCTCCAGTCCGAGTTCCTGAGCAAGGAGGAGGCAAAGTCAAAGTCCAGGTCCTGTATTTCCAGCTCTACAGTGTCCACGTGAAGCCTTTTACAAGGTAA
- the LOC103348240 gene encoding cystatin-9-like isoform X3: MSWRPGSWALPWALLPLLLGFRFLGLHTWCSGAQQDKGRVQDNDFPPTVEFALYTFHLQSKDEQAYRLERILGSWREKNAFPDIVFSMELLLRRTMCGKLEEDTENCPFEDRPERSRSFTCFFTVRTLPWMTKFDLFNKTCSEASPHTD, encoded by the exons ATGTCCTGGCGGCCTGGGAGTtgggctctgccctgggccctgctgcccctTCTCCTCGGCTTCCGGTTCTTGGGCCTCCACACTTGGTGCTCTGGAGCCCAACAGGACAAAGGGAGAGTCCAggacaatgacttccctcccacagTGGAGTTTGCCTTGTACACTTTCCACCTGCAGAGCAAGGACGAGCAGGCCTACAGGCTGGAGCGCATCCTGGGATCCTGGAGAGAGAAG AATGCTTTCCCTGACATCGTGTTCTCCATGGAACTGTTGCTGCGCCGAACCATGTGTGGCAAACTGGAGGAAGACACGGAGAACTGCCCCTTTGAAGACCGCCCCGAGCGGAGCCGT AGCTTCACCTGCTTCTTCACTGTCCGCACTCTGCCCTGGATGACCAAGTTTGACCTCTTCAACAAGACCTGCTCGGAGGCCTCCCCGCACACAGACTGA